In Plasmodium gaboni strain SY75 chromosome 8, whole genome shotgun sequence, one DNA window encodes the following:
- a CDS encoding putative exported protein (Plasmodium exported protein, unknown function): protein MEYIYILRKFLFCYFSAILLGTKYEIPISISVYGESQHSEVKYVNIYSRILSETEENHIPSLRCHELKYKSEDEINQESCMNREKFKEFDIKEENEEVQMDEYEEDEEEIFEEEEEEEYIDEKSENFDNNEDLSDQEYLSDREDLNDKEYLSDKEYLSDREDVSDREYLSDKEYLSDKEYLSDREDLRDREDLRDREDLSDKENLSDQENLSDQEDLSDQEDLSDQEDLNDKEDLSDKEDFNDKDDLDNMDVINDREHNNKEEYDNNGEEENFKREKYDRTIINNIYKGKWDVGVENDQNKWIDENNELIDKCNLIKNCTNEKWIDCEKIHEEYEKKKTYDDSMWEIIKKDEYDKWDLGHQNEEDKWEIIEIDEDTNSIIEEEHEDELNNIETDDENKWDSSQNEGDKSDYIEEKNDGEQQKIEEEKDDENVIYDKWDFIKNKENRWGILENQKERMSFSEKDENRLNLIELYFDNDYNYGDRKDKNDDLILSEPEKLHVMKQVEEDNKNDVIEINKHIKKDIGMFYLYEEELKNENDKEELINNSDKNSNTEGYVQINKESDKQINEGYYEKERKSKKFELESDYITESSENIIKKKKVKKEDSNNNNITIKKNEDIDYNIFIKDLKEDKVDKLFNAFGSYPLKNDILGLWWEALGIIKLGFELITRDFKSYMKTYLDKYEYNHRRTYEYPFIWSYIQSTWGRCILNLGMEIASEQKEFSRSFYHLLNKTANVEDITNFIYSGILYFEKLRKRLLYKYKRTFRSKIRKLPDNFLNIKFYQGKLI from the exons ATGgaatacatatatattttaagaaAATTTCTTTTCTGTTATTTTTCTGCGATTCTTTTAGGAACTAAATATGAAATTCCAATA AGCATATCTGTGTATGGTGAAAGTCAACATTCAGAAGTAAAATATGtgaatatttattcaaGAATATTATCTGAAACAGAAGAAAATCACATTCCATCATTAAGATGTCATGAATTAAAGTATAAATCAGAAGATGAAATAAATCAAGAAAGTTGTATGAATCGTGAGAAATTTAAAGAATTTGATattaaagaagaaaatgaagaagTTCAAATGGATGAATATGAAGAGGATGAGGAAGAAATATttgaagaagaagaagaagaagaatATATTGATGAGAAAAGTGAAAATTTTGACAATAATGAAGATTTAAGTGATCAGGAATATTTAAGTGATAGGGAAGATTTAAATGATAAGGAATATTTAAGTGATAAGGAATATTTAAGTGATAGGGAAGATGTAAGTGATAGGGAATATTTAAGTGATAAGGAATATTTAAGTGATAAGGAATATTTAAGTGATAGGGAAGATTTAAGAGATAGGGAAGATTTAAGAGATAGGGAAGATTTAAGtgataaagaaaatttaaGTGATCAAGAAAATTTAAGTGATCAAGAAGATTTAAGTGATCAAGAAGATTTAAGTGATCAAGAAgatttaaatgataaagaaGATTTAAGTGATAAAGAAGATTTTAATGATAAGGATGATTTGGATAATATGGATGTTATTAATGATAGGGAGcataataataaggaagaatatgataataatggAGAAGAGGAAAATTTTAAGAGAGAGAAATATGATAGAAcaattattaataatatatataaggGTAAATGGGATGTGGGTGTAGAAAATGATCAGAATAAATGGAtagatgaaaataatgaattaatAGATAAGTGCAATTTGATTAAAAATTGTACAAATGAGAAATGGATAGATTGTGAAAAAATTCATGaagaatatgaaaaaaaaaaaacttaCGATGATTCGATGTGggaaattattaaaaaggaCGAATATGATAAGTGGGATTTAGGACATcaaaatgaagaagataAATGGGAAATTATAGAGATAGATGAGGATACTAATTCAATTATAGAAGAAGAACATGAAgatgaattaaataatattgaaaCAGATGATGAAAACAAATGGGATTCCTCACAAAATGAAGGAGATAAATCTGATTATATAGAAGAGAAAAATGATGGAGAACAACAAAAAATcgaagaagaaaaagatgatgaaaacgttatttatgataaatgggattttataaagaataaagaaaatagATGGGGTATTTTGGAAAATCAAAAAGAAAGAATGAGTTTTTCAGAGAAAGATGAAAATAGACTTAATTTAAttgaattatattttgataatgattataattatgGAGATagaaaagataaaaatgatgattTGATATTAAGTGAACCAGAAAAATTACATGTTATGAAACAAGTGGAggaagataataaaaatgatgttatcgaaataaataaacatattaaaaaagacATCGGAATGTTTTATCTGTACGAAGAAGAATTGAAAAACgaaaatgataaagaaGAATTGATAAATAACAGTGATAAAAATAGTAATACAGAAGGTTATGTACAAATAAACAAAGAAAGTGATAAACAAATTAATGAAGGatattatgaaaaagaaagaaaatCAAAGAAATTCGAATTAGAAAGTGATTATATTACAGAATCATctgaaaatattattaaaaaaaaaaaagttaaaaaagaggatagtaataataataatattactataaagaaaaatgaagatatagattataatatttttataaaagattTAAAGGAAGACAAAGTTGACAAACTTTTTAATGCTTTTGGAAGTTATccattaaaaaatgatatcCTTGGTTTATGGTGGGAAGCACTTGGAATAATTAAATTAGGTTTTGAATTAATAACAAGAGATTTTAAGAGTTATATGAAAACTTATTTagataaatatgaatataatcATAGAAGAACATATGAATATCCTTTTATATGGAGTTATATTCAATCAACCTGGGGAAGATGCATACTTAATCTTGGAATGGAAATAGCTTCAGAACAAAAAGAATTTTCTAGAAGTTTTTATCATTTACTTAATAAAACAGCCAATGTTGAGGATATTacaaattttatttattcgGGGATATTGTATTTT